One genomic segment of Trichococcus shcherbakoviae includes these proteins:
- a CDS encoding glycerol dehydrogenase, whose amino-acid sequence MAYHVFRSPSRYIQGVGAIDALGKEAAVYGKKAFLLTDDFVWGLLQEKVERALEGFPYDYEAFTGEASLEAMVRLADEVADATADVIIGLGGGKIIDVAKGIAAACELPVVIVPTTVSTDAPTSAISVLYTQEGLFDHYRFYAKNPDLVLVDTQIVIQAPIRFFASGMADALATCAEALATKASGENALAGGLPTIAGTAIAKACEETLFRDGLSAFADVQKGLVTPAVEAIVEANTLLSGLGFENGGLAAAHAIHNGFTAIKGEVHRLTHGEIVGFCLLVQLVLEERPHADFQKYSQFLEAIGMPTTLAEMHLTGATHEELVKVGKLAVSQSNTMKNLNKKITAEQVADAILAVDGLVGKE is encoded by the coding sequence ATGGCTTATCATGTTTTTCGGTCGCCTAGCCGGTATATTCAAGGAGTAGGTGCTATAGACGCATTGGGGAAGGAAGCGGCTGTCTACGGAAAAAAGGCATTCCTGCTTACGGATGATTTCGTTTGGGGCTTGCTCCAGGAAAAAGTGGAACGGGCTCTGGAGGGTTTTCCCTATGATTATGAAGCATTCACTGGCGAAGCCTCGCTGGAAGCAATGGTCCGTTTGGCTGACGAGGTCGCCGATGCGACGGCGGACGTCATCATCGGCCTCGGAGGCGGCAAAATCATCGATGTTGCGAAAGGCATTGCAGCTGCATGCGAATTGCCGGTCGTGATTGTCCCCACCACCGTATCCACGGATGCACCGACCAGTGCGATATCGGTGCTCTATACGCAGGAAGGGCTGTTCGACCATTACCGTTTCTATGCGAAGAACCCTGATCTGGTACTTGTTGATACGCAAATCGTCATCCAAGCACCGATCCGTTTTTTTGCAAGCGGGATGGCGGATGCCCTGGCGACCTGTGCGGAAGCGTTGGCAACAAAGGCCTCCGGGGAGAATGCGTTGGCCGGAGGATTGCCAACAATTGCCGGCACCGCCATTGCGAAGGCCTGCGAAGAAACCTTGTTCCGTGACGGCCTCAGCGCGTTCGCTGATGTCCAAAAAGGCTTGGTGACGCCGGCTGTCGAGGCGATTGTCGAGGCGAATACGCTGCTGTCGGGACTGGGCTTTGAAAACGGCGGCTTGGCGGCCGCACATGCCATCCATAATGGCTTCACCGCCATCAAAGGCGAGGTCCATCGCTTGACGCACGGGGAAATAGTCGGCTTTTGCCTATTGGTCCAACTCGTACTTGAAGAGCGCCCTCACGCAGACTTCCAAAAATACAGCCAGTTTTTGGAGGCGATCGGCATGCCGACGACTCTGGCCGAGATGCATCTGACCGGAGCCACGCATGAAGAGCTCGTTAAAGTCGGAAAACTTGCTGTATCCCAGAGCAACACCATGAAAAATCTAAATAAAAAAATAACGGCTGAGCAAGTCGCCGACGCCATTTTGGCGGTGGATGGACTTGTCGGAAAGGAATGA
- a CDS encoding winged helix-turn-helix transcriptional regulator, translating into MIQYQEKEFYNTKDLALSVVGGRWKIAIIWSLLHNGTLRLSEFNKILPDINQRMLIRQLRELERDLIIARTVYPVVPPKVEYHLTEIGKELAPVVQSICDWGDQYLKVITEE; encoded by the coding sequence ATGATCCAATACCAAGAGAAAGAATTTTACAATACAAAAGATTTAGCCCTATCTGTTGTGGGTGGAAGATGGAAAATTGCAATCATCTGGTCCTTGCTCCACAACGGTACGCTGCGGCTGAGCGAGTTCAACAAGATCCTTCCTGACATCAACCAACGGATGTTGATCCGCCAGTTGCGGGAGCTGGAGCGCGACCTGATCATCGCAAGGACGGTTTATCCAGTTGTTCCTCCGAAAGTCGAGTATCACCTGACCGAAATCGGCAAGGAATTGGCGCCTGTCGTCCAATCCATTTGCGACTGGGGAGACCAATATCTGAAAGTGATAACGGAGGAATAG
- a CDS encoding flotillin family protein has translation MDQFMGIGILVILLVVALIIFIGRYKTASPDKALIVSGSFLGRKNTYIDKATGNTMKVVRGGGTFVIPVFQTAKELSLLSSKLEVSTPAVYTEEGVPVSADGTVIIKVGSTVEEIATAAEQYLSKPTEDLENEAREVLEGHLRSILGSMTVEEIYKNRDKFSQEVQAVASVDLAKMGLVIVSFTVKEVTDENGYLDALGQPRIAQVKRDAYIAQAEADKETRIKRAQAEQESQQAEILRETQIAESNKQKELKLAAFRQEQDVAKAKADNAYALEKAQLDILLKEKEMNVEITERVKQIELEEKEIVRREKQYDAEVRKKADAERYAIETKAAADKQKAIWESEARAKEKELNGLAESASILAIGEAEAKAKEALANALKQYGEAAILTMLIEKYPDIVRAAAEPISNIDRITVIDGGNGSQGAAKVANYASQVLAATQEGLKETTGLDVTALIESFVGNKNIGSKLGVINETMAAEISADKTISPSEAGKEPEMETAVS, from the coding sequence TTGGATCAGTTTATGGGTATCGGTATCTTAGTGATTTTACTGGTGGTGGCCTTGATAATTTTCATCGGACGATACAAGACGGCTTCGCCGGATAAGGCACTGATCGTCAGCGGGAGTTTTCTTGGCAGAAAAAATACTTATATAGATAAAGCGACAGGCAACACGATGAAAGTTGTCCGCGGCGGCGGTACTTTTGTCATCCCGGTATTTCAGACAGCCAAGGAGCTATCGCTCTTGTCGAGCAAGTTGGAAGTCAGCACGCCGGCTGTCTATACGGAGGAAGGGGTTCCCGTCTCTGCGGATGGAACAGTCATCATCAAGGTCGGTTCCACAGTGGAAGAGATTGCCACCGCGGCAGAGCAATATTTGAGCAAGCCGACAGAAGATCTGGAGAATGAAGCCCGTGAGGTTTTGGAGGGCCATTTGCGGTCCATTCTGGGTTCCATGACAGTCGAGGAAATCTATAAGAACCGTGATAAGTTCTCACAAGAAGTGCAAGCAGTCGCCAGTGTGGACCTTGCGAAGATGGGCTTGGTCATCGTTTCTTTCACTGTGAAGGAAGTGACGGATGAAAATGGTTATCTGGATGCCCTTGGGCAACCGCGTATCGCCCAAGTCAAACGGGATGCGTATATCGCTCAGGCAGAAGCCGATAAGGAAACGCGCATCAAGCGTGCCCAAGCGGAACAAGAATCGCAACAAGCCGAAATTTTGAGAGAGACCCAAATCGCGGAATCGAATAAACAAAAAGAATTGAAGTTGGCTGCATTCCGCCAAGAACAAGACGTCGCCAAAGCGAAAGCGGATAATGCCTATGCTTTGGAAAAAGCGCAGCTTGATATCTTATTGAAAGAAAAAGAAATGAACGTTGAAATCACGGAACGTGTGAAACAAATCGAACTGGAAGAAAAAGAAATCGTCCGGAGAGAAAAACAATATGATGCAGAAGTGCGGAAGAAAGCAGATGCAGAGCGGTATGCCATCGAAACAAAGGCGGCTGCCGACAAACAAAAAGCGATCTGGGAATCCGAAGCGCGGGCGAAGGAGAAAGAGCTGAACGGTTTGGCGGAATCCGCCAGCATCCTTGCGATCGGGGAAGCCGAAGCGAAAGCGAAGGAAGCTTTAGCGAACGCATTGAAACAATACGGGGAAGCGGCCATCTTGACGATGCTGATCGAAAAATATCCGGATATCGTGCGCGCTGCCGCTGAGCCTATTTCCAATATCGACAGAATCACGGTGATAGATGGCGGCAACGGCAGCCAAGGCGCTGCCAAAGTAGCCAATTATGCCAGCCAAGTCCTGGCTGCCACTCAGGAAGGTCTCAAAGAAACGACCGGCTTGGATGTGACGGCGTTGATCGAATCGTTCGTCGGAAACAAAAATATCGGCAGTAAATTGGGTGTGATCAATGAGACAATGGCAGCTGAAATTTCAGCAGATAAGACGATCAGTCCATCGGAAGCCGGCAAAGAACCGGAAATGGAAACAGCCGTTTCTTAA
- a CDS encoding FGGY-family carbohydrate kinase gives MTEKLQAIVTDIESRQTSIGIEFGSTRIKAVLIDSRFAPIASGSYEWENQLVDGIWTYSLDQIWKGLQTSYGELTREVKEKYGVTLTAVGSIGFSAMMHGYMAFNQENELLVPFRTWRNATTADAEKELTALFKYNIPQRWSIAHLYQAVLNKEEHTNEVAYFTTLAGYIHWQLTGKQVLGIGDASGMFPIDVEKKNYDERMMGQFDALVAEKGANWKLTDLLPEVLLAGDAAGNLTEAGAKLLDPTGTLEAGIPLCAPEGDAGTGMVATNSVAERTGNVSAGTSAFAMIVLEQDLNEVHPEIDLVTTPAGSLVAMVHTNNCSSDINAWVKLFREFSEAAGFAIDTDKLFATLFNKALEGDADCGGLLSYGYYSGENITHLAEGRPLFVRTPESNFNLANFMRVHLFTAFGAMKIGMNILKQEHVAIDKIVGHGGIFKTPEVGQKVLAAVMDAPVTVMETAGEGGAWGIALLAAYTDRKETSETLDAFLDKKVFGADEGITIAPDARDVEGFGTFIERYQKGLAIEQAAVEHLSLR, from the coding sequence TTGACTGAGAAGTTACAAGCGATAGTCACTGATATCGAATCGCGGCAGACGAGCATCGGAATCGAATTCGGCTCCACCCGCATCAAGGCGGTGCTGATCGACTCCCGCTTCGCTCCGATCGCATCCGGCAGCTACGAATGGGAAAATCAGCTAGTCGACGGCATCTGGACCTATTCGTTGGACCAAATTTGGAAAGGCCTTCAAACAAGCTACGGAGAACTGACGCGTGAGGTTAAAGAAAAATACGGCGTGACCTTGACCGCAGTCGGATCGATCGGTTTCAGCGCGATGATGCACGGCTACATGGCGTTCAATCAGGAAAATGAGTTATTGGTGCCTTTCCGGACTTGGCGCAACGCCACTACGGCTGATGCCGAAAAGGAATTAACCGCACTGTTCAAATACAATATCCCGCAACGCTGGAGCATCGCCCACTTGTACCAAGCGGTTTTGAATAAGGAAGAACATACAAATGAAGTCGCTTACTTTACGACTTTGGCTGGCTACATCCATTGGCAACTGACAGGCAAGCAAGTTTTGGGAATCGGTGATGCATCCGGGATGTTCCCGATCGATGTCGAGAAGAAAAATTATGACGAACGGATGATGGGGCAGTTCGATGCATTGGTAGCAGAAAAAGGCGCGAATTGGAAATTGACGGATCTGCTGCCGGAAGTATTGTTGGCAGGGGACGCGGCCGGGAATCTGACGGAAGCGGGAGCCAAACTGCTTGATCCGACTGGCACACTCGAAGCGGGCATCCCGTTATGTGCGCCGGAAGGGGACGCCGGAACCGGTATGGTCGCCACGAACAGCGTGGCAGAACGCACCGGAAATGTATCCGCGGGGACTTCGGCATTTGCGATGATCGTCTTGGAGCAGGACTTGAATGAAGTGCATCCGGAAATCGATCTCGTGACGACACCGGCAGGCAGTCTGGTCGCGATGGTTCATACCAATAACTGTTCATCCGACATCAATGCCTGGGTCAAGCTTTTCCGGGAATTCAGCGAGGCTGCTGGTTTCGCAATTGATACGGACAAATTATTCGCTACTTTATTCAACAAAGCGCTTGAAGGCGATGCCGATTGCGGCGGATTGCTTTCCTACGGCTATTACTCGGGTGAGAACATCACCCATTTGGCAGAAGGACGGCCGTTGTTTGTCCGCACACCGGAAAGCAACTTCAACTTAGCCAACTTCATGCGCGTGCACCTCTTCACCGCTTTCGGGGCAATGAAGATCGGCATGAACATCCTGAAGCAGGAACATGTCGCAATCGACAAAATCGTCGGCCACGGCGGCATCTTCAAAACCCCTGAAGTCGGACAGAAAGTGTTGGCTGCTGTCATGGACGCACCGGTTACCGTCATGGAGACTGCAGGAGAAGGCGGCGCATGGGGCATTGCATTGCTGGCTGCCTACACTGATCGCAAAGAAACGTCAGAGACTTTGGATGCATTTTTGGACAAGAAAGTATTCGGTGCCGATGAAGGCATCACGATCGCTCCCGATGCGCGCGATGTAGAAGGTTTCGGAACTTTCATCGAACGTTACCAAAAAGGGCTAGCGATCGAACAAGCTGCAGTCGAGCATTTGAGTTTGAGATAG
- a CDS encoding GntR family transcriptional regulator: MKTKYQVIADEIRSKILSNEFVVGKVIPPELQLQKDYGVSRHTVREAIALLVNEGFLRKEKGSGTYVDDTYQRRGDGVSSSKTIGVITTYLSDYIFPSIIRGIEQKLRENGYSLLLASTNNDVDQERECLEQMLSQGVSGLIVEPTKSNQYNANLAYYLSFKERGIPVVMINAYYEELSVPFICVNDTKAGYLATKHLFEQGHQHLALITKIDDLQGKYRMKGFIKAHEEMRTNFDPKNVYTYTTETKGQVFQTIREKLASEQEVTGIVCYNDEVAQGLIQALADMGKRVPEDYSVVGNDDSFLSTAGSVKLTTLSHPKEELGEAAAEWIMLAVQQEVTGNKIFEPELIIRDSVKRIQ; the protein is encoded by the coding sequence ATGAAAACAAAATACCAGGTGATTGCCGATGAGATACGCTCAAAAATACTTTCGAATGAATTTGTGGTAGGCAAAGTCATTCCGCCCGAACTGCAGTTGCAGAAGGATTATGGGGTCAGCCGCCATACCGTCCGGGAAGCAATCGCCTTGCTGGTGAATGAAGGCTTTCTGCGCAAGGAGAAAGGTTCCGGGACCTATGTCGACGATACGTATCAGAGGCGTGGTGACGGGGTGTCATCCAGCAAAACGATCGGCGTCATCACGACTTATCTGTCGGACTATATTTTCCCGTCGATCATCCGCGGCATCGAGCAGAAGTTGCGGGAGAATGGCTACTCTTTGCTGCTTGCAAGCACAAACAACGACGTCGATCAGGAGCGGGAGTGTCTGGAACAGATGCTCAGCCAAGGTGTTTCGGGACTGATCGTGGAACCGACAAAAAGTAACCAATACAATGCGAATTTGGCTTATTACCTTTCCTTTAAGGAACGTGGCATACCGGTTGTCATGATCAATGCCTACTATGAAGAACTGTCGGTCCCTTTCATTTGCGTCAATGACACGAAAGCGGGCTATCTTGCAACGAAACATCTATTCGAGCAGGGCCATCAGCATTTGGCTCTGATCACGAAGATCGATGACCTGCAAGGGAAGTACCGGATGAAAGGCTTCATCAAAGCCCACGAAGAGATGCGGACAAATTTCGATCCGAAAAATGTGTATACGTACACGACCGAAACGAAGGGGCAAGTTTTCCAGACGATTCGGGAGAAGCTGGCGAGCGAGCAGGAAGTCACCGGCATCGTCTGCTACAATGATGAAGTGGCGCAGGGCTTGATCCAAGCGCTTGCTGATATGGGCAAACGGGTTCCTGAGGATTATTCGGTGGTCGGCAATGATGACTCGTTCTTGAGCACGGCAGGCAGCGTCAAGCTGACGACCCTTTCCCATCCTAAAGAGGAATTGGGCGAGGCCGCTGCCGAGTGGATCATGCTGGCCGTACAGCAAGAAGTGACAGGCAACAAAATATTCGAGCCGGAATTGATCATCCGTGACTCGGTCAAACGGATCCAATAA
- the ald gene encoding alanine dehydrogenase — protein sequence MIIGVPKEIKNNENRVGVVPAGVQLLVQNGHQVWVQSGCGVGSGFEDRQYEKAGATVLEDAAKVWAAELIIKVKEPLESEYPYLREDLILFTYLHLAAAPELTKAMLQAGMTAIGYETMVGKKGDLPLLTPMSVIAGRLSVQIGAQFLEKPYGGKGVLLSGVPGVANGKVVIIGGGVAGRNALQIALGLGAHCTILDVRPEILTEIENLYGNAVITLLSNEWNIAHAIKDADVVIGAVLIPGRKAPTLVTEAMVKSMQPGSVIVDIAVDQGGIFETEDRTTTHDDPVYERYGVLHYAVPNMPGAVPRTATIALTNVTLPYAVEIANQGARQAAEKNPTILTGFNVHRGKLTNKDVAESIGAVYTPIETLL from the coding sequence ATGATCATCGGAGTGCCGAAAGAAATCAAAAACAACGAAAACCGGGTGGGGGTAGTGCCTGCAGGTGTGCAGTTGCTGGTCCAGAACGGCCATCAAGTCTGGGTCCAATCCGGCTGCGGTGTCGGATCGGGATTCGAAGACAGACAGTACGAAAAGGCAGGGGCGACGGTGTTGGAAGACGCAGCCAAAGTCTGGGCCGCTGAACTGATTATCAAAGTGAAGGAGCCTTTGGAATCGGAGTACCCATACCTCCGCGAGGACCTGATTCTGTTTACCTATCTGCACTTGGCGGCCGCACCGGAGTTGACGAAGGCGATGCTGCAAGCGGGCATGACCGCGATCGGCTACGAAACGATGGTAGGCAAAAAAGGTGATTTGCCGTTGCTCACACCGATGAGTGTCATCGCGGGCCGTCTTTCCGTCCAGATTGGCGCGCAGTTCCTGGAAAAACCATACGGCGGCAAAGGCGTTCTTTTGAGCGGCGTTCCGGGTGTGGCGAACGGGAAAGTCGTCATCATCGGCGGCGGTGTGGCCGGGCGCAATGCGTTGCAGATCGCATTGGGACTCGGCGCCCATTGCACGATCCTGGACGTCAGACCGGAGATCTTGACGGAAATCGAGAATTTGTACGGGAACGCGGTCATCACCCTGCTGTCGAACGAGTGGAACATCGCCCATGCCATCAAAGATGCCGACGTCGTGATCGGGGCTGTCCTGATTCCCGGCCGGAAAGCGCCGACGTTAGTGACCGAAGCGATGGTGAAAAGCATGCAGCCGGGTTCCGTGATCGTCGATATCGCGGTGGATCAGGGCGGCATCTTTGAAACCGAAGACCGTACGACCACACACGATGACCCGGTTTATGAACGGTATGGCGTCCTGCATTATGCGGTGCCGAACATGCCAGGCGCCGTTCCGCGCACTGCTACAATCGCGTTGACGAATGTCACATTGCCTTATGCAGTGGAAATCGCGAATCAAGGTGCGCGGCAAGCGGCGGAAAAAAATCCGACCATCCTGACCGGATTCAACGTGCACAGAGGCAAGTTGACGAACAAAGATGTCGCCGAATCGATCGGCGCAGTCTACACCCCAATCGAAACTTTGTTGTAA
- a CDS encoding S-(hydroxymethyl)glutathione dehydrogenase/class III alcohol dehydrogenase, translating into MKSRAAVAFGPGKPLEIVEIDVAEPKAKEVLVKILYTSVCHTDAFTLSGDDPEGVFPAVLGHEGAGVVVAVGDEVTSVKPGDHVIPLYTPECGECEFCLSGKTNLCSAVRETQGKGLMPDGTTRFSYKGEPIYHYMGTSTFSEYTVVNEINLVKIDKAAPLDKVALFGCGVTTGLGAVENTAKVEEGAVTAVFGLGAIGLAVIQGLKKAKAKRIIAVDMNPAKWELAQKMGATDFVNPSDHERPIQEVLIEMTNGGVDYSFECIGNVEVMKAALEACHKGWGESIIIGVAGAGKEIHTRPFQLVTGRVWRGSAFGGVKGRTELPGMVDDFMNGEIDLDSFITHHLNFTDINEAFDLLHKGESIRTILTYGE; encoded by the coding sequence ATGAAAAGTAGAGCAGCTGTCGCTTTTGGACCAGGCAAACCGTTGGAGATTGTGGAAATAGATGTGGCAGAGCCAAAAGCCAAAGAAGTATTGGTGAAAATCCTTTACACTTCCGTCTGCCATACCGATGCCTTCACTTTGTCCGGAGACGATCCGGAAGGTGTTTTCCCTGCCGTACTGGGGCATGAAGGTGCCGGCGTGGTCGTTGCCGTAGGCGATGAAGTCACTTCCGTCAAACCCGGAGACCACGTCATTCCTCTTTACACGCCGGAATGCGGGGAATGCGAATTCTGTCTGTCCGGGAAGACAAATCTGTGTTCAGCCGTGCGCGAAACCCAAGGAAAAGGCTTGATGCCGGATGGCACGACCCGTTTCTCTTATAAGGGCGAGCCGATCTATCACTATATGGGGACAAGCACGTTCAGTGAATACACGGTCGTCAACGAAATCAACTTAGTGAAAATCGACAAGGCAGCACCGCTCGATAAAGTCGCTTTGTTCGGTTGCGGGGTAACGACCGGACTCGGTGCCGTCGAAAACACCGCTAAAGTGGAAGAAGGTGCTGTGACGGCAGTATTCGGTTTGGGCGCAATCGGTTTGGCCGTGATTCAAGGCTTGAAAAAAGCCAAAGCCAAACGCATCATCGCTGTCGATATGAACCCCGCCAAATGGGAATTGGCCCAAAAAATGGGTGCCACTGACTTCGTCAACCCAAGCGATCACGAGCGTCCGATCCAGGAAGTTTTGATTGAAATGACCAACGGCGGCGTGGATTACAGTTTTGAATGCATTGGAAATGTCGAAGTCATGAAAGCCGCTTTGGAGGCTTGCCACAAAGGTTGGGGTGAAAGCATCATCATCGGTGTCGCGGGAGCAGGCAAAGAAATCCATACACGCCCGTTCCAATTGGTGACAGGCCGCGTTTGGAGAGGTTCCGCGTTCGGCGGTGTCAAAGGCCGTACGGAATTACCCGGAATGGTGGATGATTTCATGAACGGCGAAATCGATTTGGACAGCTTCATCACCCATCATCTGAATTTCACCGACATCAACGAAGCCTTCGATCTGTTGCACAAAGGGGAGTCCATCCGCACGATCTTGACCTATGGAGAATAA
- the araA gene encoding L-arabinose isomerase — MLEVGKKEFWFVVGSQHLYGEEALQTVRNNAAVIVESLNNSGKLPYPLVLQELAVTPDTITKIMKEVNYRDEVAGVITWMHTFSPAKMWIRGTKLLQKPLLHLATQFNESIPWATIDMDFMNLNQAAHGDREYGFINARLKKNNKVVVGYWERENVQTQIAEWMDVAVAYNESFSIKVARFGDNMRNVAVTEGDKVEAQIQFGWAVDYYGIRDLVDYVDAVEDSEVDALFNEYKDLYDFDYGDYEQGKWEAHVKVQARQEIGIRRFLEAGGYTAFTSNFEDLHGLQQLPGLAVQRLMAEGYGFAGEGDWKTAAIDRLMKIMSHNIDTGFMEDYTYEMAEGREAILQSHMLEVDPGLAVNKPKILIAPLSMGNREEPARLVFDGKAGDGVVVSMADFGTHYKLLVNEVSAFEPTEAAPNLPVARVLWEVKPNFHDGIRAWIEAGGGHHTVVSLSLSTDQILAWAKLVGLEVALIK, encoded by the coding sequence ATGTTAGAAGTAGGGAAAAAAGAATTTTGGTTCGTAGTAGGTTCACAACATTTATACGGTGAAGAAGCTTTGCAGACAGTAAGAAACAATGCAGCGGTCATCGTGGAAAGCCTGAACAACAGCGGCAAACTGCCTTATCCGCTTGTGCTGCAGGAATTGGCGGTAACGCCCGATACAATCACGAAGATCATGAAAGAAGTGAATTACCGTGATGAAGTGGCAGGTGTGATCACTTGGATGCATACCTTCTCGCCAGCAAAAATGTGGATCCGCGGAACGAAATTGCTACAAAAACCGTTGTTGCATCTGGCAACTCAATTCAACGAAAGCATTCCATGGGCAACAATCGATATGGATTTCATGAACTTGAACCAAGCAGCACACGGCGACCGCGAGTACGGCTTCATCAATGCGCGCCTGAAAAAGAACAACAAAGTCGTTGTCGGCTATTGGGAACGTGAAAATGTCCAAACCCAAATCGCGGAATGGATGGACGTTGCGGTAGCATACAATGAAAGCTTCTCCATCAAAGTGGCGCGTTTCGGCGATAACATGCGTAACGTTGCCGTGACCGAAGGCGACAAAGTGGAAGCGCAGATCCAATTCGGCTGGGCAGTCGATTACTACGGCATCAGGGATCTAGTGGACTATGTCGATGCGGTCGAAGATTCAGAAGTCGATGCTTTGTTCAATGAATACAAAGATTTGTATGATTTCGACTACGGCGATTATGAACAAGGCAAATGGGAAGCGCATGTCAAAGTGCAGGCACGTCAAGAAATCGGCATCCGTCGTTTCTTGGAAGCGGGTGGCTACACTGCCTTTACCTCAAACTTTGAAGATCTGCATGGTTTGCAACAATTACCTGGTTTGGCCGTGCAACGTTTGATGGCAGAAGGCTACGGATTCGCAGGCGAAGGCGACTGGAAAACAGCAGCAATCGACCGCTTGATGAAAATCATGTCCCACAACATCGACACCGGCTTCATGGAAGACTACACGTATGAAATGGCTGAAGGCAGAGAAGCGATTCTGCAATCGCATATGTTGGAAGTCGATCCAGGACTGGCAGTCAACAAACCGAAAATTTTGATCGCACCATTATCGATGGGTAACCGTGAAGAGCCTGCCCGCCTTGTCTTCGATGGTAAAGCAGGGGACGGCGTTGTCGTTTCAATGGCTGACTTCGGAACGCACTACAAATTGTTGGTGAATGAAGTTTCTGCTTTTGAACCGACTGAGGCAGCTCCAAACCTTCCAGTAGCACGCGTCCTATGGGAAGTGAAACCTAATTTCCATGACGGCATCCGCGCTTGGATCGAAGCTGGCGGCGGTCACCACACTGTCGTTTCATTGAGTTTGAGCACAGATCAGATCCTGGCTTGGGCAAAACTGGTCGGTCTTGAGGTAGCTTTAATCAAATAG
- a CDS encoding L-ribulose-5-phosphate 4-epimerase yields the protein MLEQLKEEVFQANLELPERGLIKYTWGNVSAVDREKGLFVIKPSGVGYDDMQASDMVVCDFEGNVIEGDLNPSSDMPTHAVLYKEFPEIGAVVHTHSTWATIWAQAGLDVPAMGTTHADTFYGTVPCARFLTQAEIDRGYEEETGRAIVETFRERGIKPMEVPGVLLHGHGPFTWAKDAKGAVLNAVVLDEVCKTNLFARQLNAFAEELPQRILDKHYLRKHGENAYYGQKK from the coding sequence TTGCTGGAACAATTAAAAGAAGAAGTTTTTCAAGCCAATCTGGAATTGCCGGAACGGGGATTGATCAAATACACATGGGGAAACGTCAGTGCGGTCGACCGCGAAAAAGGCTTGTTCGTCATCAAGCCCAGCGGTGTCGGCTATGACGACATGCAGGCGAGCGATATGGTCGTCTGCGACTTTGAAGGCAACGTCATCGAAGGGGATCTGAACCCGTCATCCGACATGCCGACGCATGCCGTCCTGTACAAAGAATTCCCGGAAATCGGCGCGGTTGTGCACACGCATTCGACTTGGGCCACGATTTGGGCGCAAGCCGGATTGGATGTGCCGGCCATGGGTACGACACACGCCGATACCTTTTACGGCACGGTTCCCTGCGCACGTTTCCTGACGCAGGCAGAAATCGACAGGGGTTACGAGGAAGAAACGGGTCGCGCCATCGTGGAAACTTTCCGCGAACGCGGCATCAAACCGATGGAAGTTCCTGGTGTCTTGCTGCATGGGCACGGGCCCTTCACTTGGGCCAAGGACGCCAAGGGTGCAGTACTGAATGCCGTCGTCTTGGACGAGGTCTGCAAAACCAATCTGTTCGCCCGTCAATTGAATGCCTTCGCGGAGGAACTGCCGCAGCGCATTCTGGATAAACATTATTTGCGAAAACACGGAGAAAACGCCTATTACGGGCAAAAAAAATAG